The following nucleotide sequence is from Flavobacterium sp. N1736.
CCTGAATACCAGAAGGAAGTAGAAAAAACTAGCTTTCACACATAGCTATGTTTGTTAATGCAAGTGAAACGCCTTTTTTCAGCACTTTAAAACTATGTTTCTATGTGTTTAAAAATTAACCGCTAAGTTTATAAAATCATTTTAATCTATATAATCTGTGGCAAAAAAAACAAAACACATGAATACAAATACGCCACAAACTAGAATTGCAACTTTCGGAGAATTATTACTTCGGATGAATGTTGCCAATGGAGATCGGTTTACGCAGGCCAATGAAATAAAAGTACACGTTGGCGGTGCCGAAGCAAATGTTTGTGTTTTACTTTCTCAACTTGGCATTCAAACCGATTATATAACGAGATTACCCCAAAATGATTTGGCGCAACTGGCTTTAAACGAACTTCAGAAATACAAAGTAAATACTTCAAAATGTGTGTATGGCGGAGAACGTTTGGGTTTGTATTTTGTCGAAGTCGGAAATCAAATCAGGCAATCGCAGGTTATTTACGATCGAAGCAATTCATCCTTTGCCACTATTCAAAAAGATCAAATTAACTGGGATATGGCTTTCGCCGATGTAACCCATTTTCATTGGTCGGGAATAAGTCCGGGAGTTTCTAACGAAGCCGGTTTGGTTTGTAAAGAAGCCATTCTTTCGGCACATAAAAAAGGATTGCCTATTTCTTCTGATTTTAATTACCGATCAAAATTATGGCAATACGGAAAACATCCGTCTGAAATTATGCCCGATTTGCTTCAATACAGCACCATTACGGTTGCAGATTTAGATGCGATTGAAATTTATTTCGGAATAAAAACCGACAAAAAGGAATCGGATGCAAATCGTTTTCAAAAGACTTTTGAATTATTAAAAGAGAAAATGCCTTATCTAAAAACCCTCGCAATGAGTTTTAGAAAATCAGACGGGCTGGCGCATTTATATAAAGGAATGTTACTTCATGAAGGTCATTTTTATGAAACAAAAGAATACAAAATACATTTGGTAACCGATCAAATTGGTTCCGGAGATGCCTTTAACGCTGGATTATTATACGGATTATCGAATAAATTATCAGCACAGGAATGTATCGACTGGGCAACCGCCTGCGGTGTAATCAAACAGAGTATTCACGGAGATTTTGCCATGAGCAATCCAACAGAAATAAGTCATTTTATTGCAAATGGCGCGAGTAACAGAATCAATAGATAAATTAGAATCAAGAATATGTACAGCATTTTAAAAGCACAAGGCGTACTTCCGTTAGTAACACAAATCAATATCGAAACAGCCAGAATTGTGCTGCAGTCTGCCAGTGATGCCGGCATAAAAATTATCGAGTTTGCCGCTCGTGCAACTGATGCTAAAGAAGTTTTTACGCAAATGGTTGCATTTAAAAAAGCAAACAATTTAGATATTAAACTGGCGGTTGGTTCTATTTTAAGTGTTGATGATGCTAAAATATACCATCAATTGGGCGCAGATTGTATCGTTTGCCCGCATACAGATTTTGAAATTGGTAATTATTGTATTAAAAATAATATTTACTGGATTCCCGGCGCAGCAACTTTAAACGAGGTGCTTCACGCCAATAAATTAGGTGCCGATATTGTAAAACTTTTTCCTGCTGATAAAATTGGCGGACCCGGATATGTAAAAGCGATTAGAGCGCCGTTTCCAAATTTAAAAATAATGCCAACCGGAGGCGTAACTTTAGAAGAAAGCAATCTGAAATCATGGTTCAAATCCGGCGTTGTTTGTGTTGGAATTGGTTCTAATTTATTTTCGAAAGAAATGCTTTTGGATTTAAATTATGAGCAATCATTTCAGGCTTTTCAAAATTTAATTGAAGTGGTAGAAAAAACAAGAAACTAGATTATGCAAAACAATTGGTGGAAAATTAATTCCGAAATTCACGTTGATACACCGTTTTTAGCCGTTTACGAAGATCGTATCCGGTTTAATCTCGAACGCCTTATTGGCACAGTAAACGGTGACACTCAAAAATTAAGGCCTCACATAAAAACACATAAAATAGGTGAAATTCTGGAGTTGTTTAAAATTTACAATATCAAAAAAGTAAAATGTGCTACGATTGCCGAAGCTGAACTTGCGGCAATACATGAGATTCCTGACATTCTCCTCGCCTATCAGCCTGTGGGAGTTAAAAAAGAAAGATGGATTTCGTTGATTCAAAAATATCCAAATATCAATTTCTCGACTATTGTCGACAATCTGGAATCGGCGAAAGCCTTACATGAAATTGCCAAAAAAAACAATCTGATTCTAACTATTTATTTGGATTTAAATTCGGGAATGAACAGAACCGGAATTTCAATTCATAAAGACTGGAGCATTTTAATAGATGAAATTGCTGCATTAAAAAACATGCATTTTGCAGGAATTCATATTTACGATGGTCATTTAAAAGGCGATGCAGAAGAGAGAACCACCATAACTTCAAATATATTTTTTAGCATAAATGAACATCTTCAAACTATTCAGAAAAAGCTGGGTTACGATTTAAAAATTGTTGCCGGCGGATCTAATACATTTCCGTTTTATGCCACACAAAAAAATGTAGAATGCAGTCCGGGAACTTTTGTTTTTTGGGATTCTAATTACCAGATTCATTTACCGGAACAGGAATTTAAACCTGCTTTGGTTATTGTGGGAACCATAATTTCAAAACCCACAAATACAACAATTTGTATTGATATTGGATACAAAGCCGTTTCATCAGAAAATCCGATTGACAAAAGATTAGTGATTTTAAATGATGAAAATCTAATCCCGATTTCGCATTCAGAAGAACATTTGATTGTAGAAAATCAGGGCAAAAACCAATATCAAATTGGCGATACCATTTATGCACTGCCGTATCATGTTTGCCCAACCTGCGCACTTTACGATTCTGTTCAGGTAATCAATAAAGAGCAGCAAATTTGCGATCAATGGCTGGTTGCAGCGCGCGGCAGAAAAATTAATATCTAGCAGCAGAAAAAGGAGAATAAAGAAAAAGAATAGACCTCATAATAACACTTGTAGAGAACCTCTGAGCCTTTGGACTTTTGTCCATTAAAAAAAATACTATGTTTATAATAGACGCCCATTTAGACCTGAGCATGAATGCGATGGAATGGAATCGAGATTTAAGAAATGACGTACCAACTTTGCGCCATTTAGAAAAAGGAATGACGGATAAACCGGATCGTGAACGTGCTACGGTTTCGTTTCCGGATTTGCGACGCGGCAATATCGGGATTGTAGTCGCTACGCAAATTGCAAGATTTGTAAAACCAGACAGTATTATTCCGGGTTGGAATTCTCCTGAGCAAGCCTGGGCGCAAACACAAGGACAGCTTGCGTGGTATAAAGCGATGGAAGAAGCCGGAGAAATTACAGCAATTACCGATAAAAAATCGCTCCAAAAACAAATTGATTTATGGAATGACGGAACACCAAACGATAAAAAACCAATTGGATATATTTTGAGTTTAGAAGGTGCTGATTCTATTATTGATATT
It contains:
- a CDS encoding sugar kinase; protein product: MNTNTPQTRIATFGELLLRMNVANGDRFTQANEIKVHVGGAEANVCVLLSQLGIQTDYITRLPQNDLAQLALNELQKYKVNTSKCVYGGERLGLYFVEVGNQIRQSQVIYDRSNSSFATIQKDQINWDMAFADVTHFHWSGISPGVSNEAGLVCKEAILSAHKKGLPISSDFNYRSKLWQYGKHPSEIMPDLLQYSTITVADLDAIEIYFGIKTDKKESDANRFQKTFELLKEKMPYLKTLAMSFRKSDGLAHLYKGMLLHEGHFYETKEYKIHLVTDQIGSGDAFNAGLLYGLSNKLSAQECIDWATACGVIKQSIHGDFAMSNPTEISHFIANGASNRINR
- a CDS encoding aldolase: MYSILKAQGVLPLVTQINIETARIVLQSASDAGIKIIEFAARATDAKEVFTQMVAFKKANNLDIKLAVGSILSVDDAKIYHQLGADCIVCPHTDFEIGNYCIKNNIYWIPGAATLNEVLHANKLGADIVKLFPADKIGGPGYVKAIRAPFPNLKIMPTGGVTLEESNLKSWFKSGVVCVGIGSNLFSKEMLLDLNYEQSFQAFQNLIEVVEKTRN
- a CDS encoding D-TA family PLP-dependent enzyme — protein: MQNNWWKINSEIHVDTPFLAVYEDRIRFNLERLIGTVNGDTQKLRPHIKTHKIGEILELFKIYNIKKVKCATIAEAELAAIHEIPDILLAYQPVGVKKERWISLIQKYPNINFSTIVDNLESAKALHEIAKKNNLILTIYLDLNSGMNRTGISIHKDWSILIDEIAALKNMHFAGIHIYDGHLKGDAEERTTITSNIFFSINEHLQTIQKKLGYDLKIVAGGSNTFPFYATQKNVECSPGTFVFWDSNYQIHLPEQEFKPALVIVGTIISKPTNTTICIDIGYKAVSSENPIDKRLVILNDENLIPISHSEEHLIVENQGKNQYQIGDTIYALPYHVCPTCALYDSVQVINKEQQICDQWLVAARGRKINI